A DNA window from Streptomyces sp. B21-083 contains the following coding sequences:
- a CDS encoding TetR/AcrR family transcriptional regulator: MGRVSQAQARENRERVVRTASRLFREQGTHISVADLMKAAGLTHGGFYKQFASKGALIDEATAHAFGELAHRRTAALDEQRTGGRRENAQQALIEAYLAVEHRDNPADGCPAAALAPDMAREQGSREAKRVYAEGVGDFAEFLDTEDQDGITRLCTMLGALVLARATKDSPLSDEILAAARAALMDAG; encoded by the coding sequence ATGGGGCGCGTGTCACAGGCGCAGGCCCGGGAGAACCGTGAGCGGGTCGTACGGACCGCCTCCCGGCTGTTCCGCGAGCAGGGGACGCACATCAGCGTCGCCGACCTGATGAAGGCGGCCGGTCTGACCCACGGGGGCTTCTACAAGCAGTTCGCCTCCAAGGGGGCGCTGATCGACGAGGCCACAGCGCACGCCTTCGGTGAACTCGCCCATCGCCGCACAGCCGCACTCGACGAGCAGCGCACCGGCGGGCGGCGTGAGAACGCCCAGCAGGCGCTGATCGAGGCGTATCTCGCCGTCGAGCACCGCGACAACCCGGCGGACGGTTGCCCCGCGGCCGCGCTCGCCCCCGACATGGCCCGCGAGCAGGGCAGCCGCGAGGCGAAGCGCGTCTACGCCGAGGGCGTGGGCGACTTCGCCGAGTTCCTCGACACCGAGGACCAGGACGGCATCACCCGGCTGTGCACCATGCTCGGCGCACTCGTCCTGGCCCGGGCCACCAAGGACTCCCCGCTCTCCGACGAGATCCTCGCCGCCGCGCGCGCGGCCCTGATGGACGCCGGCTGA
- a CDS encoding SDR family oxidoreductase, producing the protein MDLKNAVVVVTGANRGLGRHLAAQLLERGAKVYGAARRPETVDLAGVIPLRLDITDEESIRSAALIASDATLLVNNAGISTATPLIAGGRDAVRLEMETNFFGPLAVTREFAPVIEGNGGGAVLNILSVLSWLHPADLGSYAAAKAAAWALTNAAREELAPRGITVSALHVGYMDTDMAAVIPADQKADPADVAAQALAGLEEGQHEILADETTRYVKQGLSATPNPA; encoded by the coding sequence ATGGACCTGAAGAACGCTGTCGTGGTCGTCACCGGCGCCAACCGAGGACTGGGGCGCCATCTGGCCGCCCAGCTGCTGGAGCGCGGCGCGAAGGTGTACGGCGCGGCGCGACGCCCCGAGACCGTCGACCTGGCGGGCGTGATCCCGCTCCGCCTGGACATAACGGACGAGGAGTCGATCCGGTCCGCCGCGCTCATCGCATCCGACGCGACGCTGCTGGTGAACAACGCCGGCATCTCCACCGCCACCCCCCTGATCGCCGGCGGCAGGGACGCGGTGCGACTGGAGATGGAGACGAACTTCTTCGGGCCGCTCGCCGTGACCCGGGAGTTCGCCCCGGTCATCGAGGGCAACGGCGGCGGCGCCGTACTCAACATCCTGTCGGTGCTGTCCTGGCTGCACCCCGCCGACCTCGGGTCCTACGCCGCGGCCAAGGCCGCCGCATGGGCGCTGACCAACGCGGCCCGGGAGGAACTCGCGCCTCGCGGCATCACCGTGTCGGCGCTGCACGTCGGCTACATGGACACCGACATGGCCGCCGTCATCCCCGCCGACCAGAAGGCCGACCCCGCCGATGTCGCCGCCCAGGCGCTCGCGGGTCTGGAGGAGGGACAGCACGAGATCCTCGCCGACGAGACCACCCGGTACGTCAAGCAGGGCCTGTCGGCGACCCCGAACCCGGCGTAA
- a CDS encoding PIN domain-containing protein — protein MKSEVVYLLDSEGLSRMVRGEADMKRRLKVAKASGTRIMTTSMTLIEAYDPTRYLPAWHWALSLIRIEPVTEEIAKEATGLLKETGLHGHKYAIDAALAAVALRQPGPVTVFTADEDDMRKLCADRVVVVKL, from the coding sequence GTGAAGAGCGAGGTGGTCTACCTGCTCGACAGCGAGGGCCTCTCCCGGATGGTGCGAGGAGAGGCGGACATGAAAAGACGTCTCAAGGTGGCCAAAGCGTCCGGAACCCGCATCATGACCACGTCGATGACCCTTATCGAGGCATACGACCCGACGCGCTACCTCCCGGCCTGGCACTGGGCGCTCTCCCTGATCCGTATCGAGCCGGTGACCGAGGAGATCGCCAAGGAGGCCACCGGCCTCCTCAAGGAGACGGGCCTGCATGGCCACAAGTACGCCATCGACGCGGCCCTCGCCGCCGTCGCACTGCGGCAGCCCGGCCCGGTCACCGTGTTCACGGCCGACGAGGACGACATGCGCAAGCTGTGCGCCGACCGCGTCGTGGTCGTGAAGCTCTGA
- a CDS encoding DUF4037 domain-containing protein, with product MTTPSFLPGLELSRRFYLEAVRPLLDEAVPGMTHSAARLGSGSEVLGFDTVRSADHEWGPRLQVFLHPQDVTRHGTRITALLSERLPKTFSGYPTHFAAIGESGIGVMRTTDGPVHHRVEVTDLSTWFTARLGFDPGKDITLTDWLATPTQRLAEVTAGAVFHDGLGHLVPARTALDWYPHDLWLHLLACQWQRISQEEAFVGRCGEVGDELGSAVVAARLVRDLMRLCLLMDRRYPPYSKWTGSAFARTPRAPVLTPVLTAALAATDWHTREHHLARAYETVAAAHNQLGLSDPVDPATRPYHDRPYQVLHAERFAGALTTRITDPAIRALPTIGAVDQFIDSTDVLSRPELTHAATHATVSPPPRVRYAP from the coding sequence ATGACCACGCCGTCTTTCCTCCCCGGACTGGAACTCTCTCGTCGCTTCTACCTCGAAGCCGTACGGCCCCTGTTGGACGAGGCCGTCCCCGGGATGACGCACTCCGCCGCTCGTCTCGGCAGCGGCTCGGAAGTCCTCGGTTTCGACACCGTCCGCTCCGCAGACCACGAGTGGGGGCCCCGCCTGCAGGTCTTCCTGCACCCGCAGGACGTCACCCGTCACGGAACGAGGATCACGGCACTGCTTTCCGAACGCCTGCCGAAGACCTTCAGCGGCTATCCGACGCACTTCGCCGCGATTGGCGAATCGGGCATCGGGGTCATGCGGACGACCGACGGGCCTGTGCATCACCGGGTCGAAGTCACCGACCTGAGCACCTGGTTCACCGCGCGACTGGGCTTCGACCCGGGCAAGGACATCACCTTGACGGACTGGCTGGCCACCCCCACCCAGCGCCTCGCCGAGGTCACCGCCGGCGCCGTCTTCCACGACGGACTCGGCCACCTCGTACCGGCCCGAACCGCCCTCGACTGGTACCCCCATGATCTCTGGCTCCACCTGCTCGCCTGCCAGTGGCAACGCATCTCCCAGGAAGAAGCCTTTGTCGGGCGCTGCGGCGAAGTCGGCGACGAACTCGGCTCCGCCGTCGTCGCCGCCCGGCTGGTGCGCGATCTGATGCGGCTCTGTCTGCTCATGGACCGCCGCTACCCGCCCTACAGCAAATGGACCGGCAGCGCCTTCGCCCGTACCCCTCGGGCACCCGTCCTCACCCCGGTTCTCACCGCGGCCCTCGCCGCCACCGACTGGCACACCCGCGAACATCACCTCGCCCGCGCCTACGAGACCGTCGCGGCCGCACACAACCAACTCGGCCTCTCCGACCCTGTCGACCCCGCCACACGGCCCTACCACGACAGGCCGTATCAGGTCCTTCACGCCGAACGCTTCGCCGGGGCGCTGACCACCCGCATCACCGACCCGGCCATCCGCGCCCTGCCGACGATCGGTGCTGTCGACCAGTTCATCGACAGCACCGACGTCCTCAGCCGTCCGGAACTGACACACGCGGCCACCCACGCAACGGTCAGCCCTCCCCCGAGAGTGCGGTACGCACCGTAA
- a CDS encoding peptidase inhibitor family I36 protein encodes MAKTPGGEQIGVNQVAWRDGKAVMTFPLPGEKNARSVNEPKGTRGTANCSYLWTCLYEHSNFDGRRLTWSDCNFENLADWGFNDQTTSWHNNQSRGTQTHVYNWTGSSWALLWTSTAPSSSSNVGSANNDKADGLWVC; translated from the coding sequence ATGGCCAAGACGCCCGGCGGCGAGCAGATCGGCGTCAACCAGGTGGCATGGCGTGACGGCAAGGCCGTCATGACCTTCCCGCTGCCGGGCGAGAAGAACGCCCGGTCCGTCAACGAGCCCAAGGGCACGCGCGGAACGGCCAACTGCAGCTACCTCTGGACGTGTCTCTACGAGCACTCCAACTTCGACGGACGCCGTCTGACCTGGTCGGACTGCAACTTCGAGAACCTCGCCGACTGGGGCTTCAACGACCAGACCACGTCCTGGCACAACAACCAGAGCCGGGGAACGCAGACGCACGTCTACAACTGGACGGGCTCGTCCTGGGCTCTGCTGTGGACGTCCACCGCCCCGTCGTCCAGCTCGAACGTGGGCAGCGCCAACAACGACAAGGCCGACGGACTGTGGGTGTGCTGA
- a CDS encoding dihydroorotase: protein MSRAFPDIDFRREVTVGHLLADITTAHGLGGKVNPPLRPRDDVEALWEHMLDGTVDRVGSDHACCREEVKFGEPEDDVFLAKAGFGGAEYLLPGLLTEGTKHGLPLGRIAALTSWNPARRYGLRTKGSLTPGFDADIALVDPGRSWTVRAAESESESTQQYTPFEGFELTAQVTDTFLRGNHILRAGKVVGPPVGAYLHRPTGTGLS, encoded by the coding sequence ATGAGCCGGGCGTTCCCGGACATCGACTTCCGCCGTGAGGTGACCGTCGGGCATCTGCTCGCCGACATCACCACCGCACACGGCCTCGGCGGCAAGGTCAACCCGCCGCTGCGGCCCCGCGACGACGTCGAGGCGCTCTGGGAGCACATGCTCGACGGCACCGTCGACCGGGTCGGCAGCGACCACGCGTGCTGCCGCGAGGAGGTGAAGTTCGGCGAGCCCGAGGACGACGTCTTCCTCGCCAAGGCCGGTTTCGGCGGCGCCGAGTACCTCCTCCCCGGCCTGCTCACCGAGGGAACGAAACACGGCCTGCCGCTGGGCCGGATCGCCGCGCTGACCTCCTGGAACCCGGCCCGGCGCTACGGACTGCGCACCAAGGGCAGCCTCACCCCCGGCTTCGACGCCGACATCGCCCTGGTCGACCCGGGCCGCAGCTGGACCGTGCGCGCCGCGGAGTCGGAGTCGGAGTCGACGCAGCAGTACACCCCGTTCGAGGGATTCGAGCTGACCGCCCAGGTCACCGACACCTTCTTGAGGGGCAACCACATCCTGCGGGCGGGCAAGGTCGTCGGCCCACCCGTCGGCGCCTACCTGCACCGTCCGACCGGTACCGGTCTGAGCTGA
- the hypE gene encoding hydrogenase expression/formation protein HypE, with protein sequence MSDTTDLPVTAALDIEAWTCPAPLRDRPRVVMGHGGGGVLSAELVQQIFAPAFGGEVLAQMGDAAVVSLGGARLAFSTDSYVVRPLFFPGGSIGDLAVNGTVNDLAMSGARAAYLSCGFILEEGVELDVVTRVSEALGAAARTAGVEVATGDTKVVEAGHGDGIYINTAGIGLVPAGVDLRPQRVVPGDVVIVSGAIGVHGVAVMSVREGLEFGVEIESDCAALGGLVEAMLAVTPDLHVLRDPTRGGLAASLNEIAEASGTGVVIRERDVPVPAAVANACAILGLDPMYIANEGKLVAFVPREHADAVLEAMRAHPLGADSVIIGEAVEAHPGMVVARTGLGGTRVVDLPIGEQLPRIC encoded by the coding sequence TTGTCTGACACCACCGATCTCCCCGTCACCGCCGCCCTGGACATCGAGGCGTGGACATGCCCGGCGCCTCTGCGTGACCGGCCACGCGTGGTCATGGGCCATGGTGGCGGTGGAGTCCTCTCCGCCGAGCTCGTCCAGCAGATCTTCGCCCCCGCCTTCGGTGGCGAGGTGCTCGCCCAGATGGGTGATGCCGCCGTCGTCTCCCTGGGCGGTGCCCGGCTGGCGTTCTCCACCGACTCCTACGTGGTCAGGCCGCTGTTCTTCCCCGGCGGCAGCATCGGTGATCTGGCGGTCAACGGCACCGTCAACGACCTCGCCATGAGCGGCGCCCGCGCCGCCTACCTCTCCTGCGGATTCATCCTGGAGGAGGGCGTCGAGCTGGACGTGGTCACGCGGGTGTCCGAGGCGCTGGGCGCGGCCGCGCGCACCGCCGGTGTGGAGGTGGCCACCGGCGACACGAAGGTGGTGGAGGCCGGCCACGGCGACGGGATCTACATCAACACGGCGGGCATCGGTCTCGTCCCGGCGGGCGTCGATCTGCGTCCCCAGCGGGTCGTCCCCGGCGACGTCGTGATCGTCAGTGGTGCCATCGGTGTCCACGGGGTGGCGGTCATGAGCGTGCGCGAGGGCCTGGAGTTCGGAGTGGAGATCGAGAGCGACTGCGCGGCGCTCGGCGGCCTGGTCGAGGCCATGCTCGCCGTCACCCCCGATCTGCACGTCCTGCGCGATCCCACCCGAGGCGGCCTGGCAGCCTCGCTCAACGAGATCGCGGAGGCCTCCGGAACAGGGGTGGTCATCCGGGAGCGTGACGTCCCGGTCCCGGCGGCCGTGGCCAACGCCTGCGCCATCCTCGGACTGGACCCCATGTACATCGCCAACGAGGGAAAGCTGGTGGCCTTCGTCCCGCGCGAGCACGCCGACGCCGTTCTCGAGGCGATGCGGGCCCATCCGCTGGGCGCGGACTCCGTGATCATCGGTGAGGCCGTCGAGGCGCACCCCGGCATGGTCGTGGCCCGGACCGGCCTGGGGGGAACGCGGGTGGTCGATCTGCCGATCGGGGAGCAACTGCCGCGCATCTGCTGA
- the hypD gene encoding hydrogenase formation protein HypD, with protein sequence MKYIDEFQDPELARRLLDDIHATVTRPWALMEVCGGQTHSIIRHGIDQLLPEQVELIHGPGCPVCVTPLEVIDKALEIASRPGVIFCSFGDMLRVPGTGRDLFQVRGEGGDVRVVYSPLDALRIAQQNPDREVVFFGIGFETTAPPNAMTVHQARKLGIKNFSMLVSHVRVPPAIEAIMSSPSCRVQGFLAAGHVCSVMGVGEYPELAERFRVPIVVTGFEPLDILEGVRRAVRQLERGEHTVDNAYSRAVRPEGNPAARSMLEDVFEVTDRAWRGIGVIPDSGWRLSSKYRDHDAEHRFSVSGIQTAEPAECRSGEVLQGLLKPHECEAFGTLCTPRTPLGATMVSSEGACAAYYLYRRLDLPATKAREATPVV encoded by the coding sequence GTGAAGTACATCGACGAGTTCCAGGACCCGGAGCTGGCACGACGGCTCCTTGACGACATCCACGCCACGGTGACCAGGCCGTGGGCCCTGATGGAGGTGTGCGGAGGACAGACGCACAGCATCATCCGGCACGGCATCGACCAACTCCTGCCGGAACAGGTCGAGTTGATCCACGGGCCGGGCTGCCCGGTGTGCGTGACCCCGCTGGAGGTCATCGACAAGGCTCTGGAGATCGCCTCCCGGCCGGGAGTGATCTTCTGCTCCTTCGGCGACATGCTGCGGGTGCCGGGCACGGGACGGGACCTGTTCCAGGTCCGTGGGGAAGGCGGTGACGTGCGCGTCGTCTACTCGCCGCTCGACGCGCTGCGGATCGCGCAGCAGAACCCGGACCGCGAGGTGGTGTTCTTCGGCATCGGATTCGAGACGACGGCGCCGCCCAACGCCATGACGGTCCATCAGGCCCGGAAGCTCGGCATCAAGAACTTCAGCATGCTGGTGTCCCACGTCCGCGTACCCCCGGCCATCGAGGCGATCATGTCGTCGCCGAGCTGCCGTGTGCAGGGCTTCCTCGCGGCCGGGCACGTCTGCAGCGTGATGGGCGTGGGGGAGTACCCGGAACTGGCCGAACGCTTCCGGGTTCCGATCGTCGTGACCGGCTTCGAGCCGCTGGACATCCTCGAAGGCGTGCGTCGCGCCGTCCGTCAGCTGGAACGCGGTGAGCACACCGTCGACAACGCCTACTCCCGTGCCGTACGCCCGGAGGGCAACCCGGCCGCCCGGTCCATGCTGGAGGACGTCTTCGAGGTCACCGACCGCGCCTGGCGCGGTATCGGGGTGATCCCGGACAGCGGCTGGCGGCTGTCGTCGAAGTACCGCGACCACGACGCCGAGCACCGCTTCTCGGTCAGTGGAATCCAGACGGCCGAACCCGCCGAGTGCCGCAGCGGAGAGGTCCTGCAGGGGCTGCTCAAGCCGCACGAGTGCGAGGCGTTCGGCACCCTGTGCACTCCCCGCACCCCCCTGGGAGCCACCATGGTGTCCAGCGAGGGCGCCTGCGCCGCGTACTACCTCTACCGGCGTCTCGACCTGCCCGCCACCAAGGCCCGGGAGGCGACCCCCGTTGTCTGA
- a CDS encoding HypC/HybG/HupF family hydrogenase formation chaperone, translating to MCLAVPGRVLDIEERDGTRMANVDFGGVVKEVCLEYLPDLQVGEYAIVHVGFALQRLDEESARQTLELFAELGLLQGEFGDPWETAAAEAGVDPVEEVSNQ from the coding sequence ATGTGCCTGGCGGTACCCGGCAGAGTGCTGGACATCGAGGAACGGGACGGCACCCGGATGGCCAACGTCGACTTCGGCGGAGTGGTCAAGGAGGTGTGTCTGGAGTACCTGCCCGACCTTCAGGTCGGCGAGTACGCCATCGTCCACGTCGGGTTCGCCCTGCAACGGCTGGACGAGGAGTCGGCCCGGCAGACGCTCGAACTCTTCGCCGAACTCGGCTTGTTGCAGGGGGAGTTCGGCGACCCCTGGGAAACGGCGGCGGCGGAGGCGGGCGTGGACCCGGTGGAAGAGGTGAGCAACCAGTGA
- the hypF gene encoding carbamoyltransferase HypF yields the protein MSGQRAQAAVTEDTPRRRRVTVRGVVQGVGFRPYLYGLATELALAGHVSNTPEGVVVEVEGTASAVARFCDRIAVQAPPLARVESVHHREMPPAGGTTFTILTSRTGGAARTLVSPDSATCADCLAELADPADRRYRHPFVNCTHCGPRFTIVTGVPYDRSHTTMAGFAMCPDCAREYADPADRRFHAQPVACPACGPRLRLLVSASEEVPGADPVAGARALLADGAILAVKGLGGYHLACDATNETAVALLRRRKARGDKPFAVMARTAEDVRHLVRLSPEERALLEDRVRPVVLMRWRPHPSYAPGDPRPAEAVAPGSPDLGVMLPYTPLHHLLLGLPGDADGPRLLVMTSGNVSGEPIVTDDTEALERLAHLADAWLTHDRPIHVPCDDSVVRVCDGETMVIRRSRGYTPLPVSLPLPVRPALAVGGDLKNAFCLGAGRHAWLSAHIGDMDDVGTQRAFERAVTQLESITGVRPETLVSDRHPGYRSARWADRNAAHRPVVRVQHHHAHVAAAMAEHGRDGTAAVIGVAFDGTGHGDDGAVWGGEFLLADYERFTRFGHLAYVPLPGGDAAVRRPYRMALAHLRAAGIDRSADLACTVACPPDELRLLERQLERGLNCAPTSSMGRLFDAVSSLAGVCHRAGYEAQAAIELEGAALRAPAEDTTAYAFALHTSRENGGGAVRIDPAPVLAAIVGDLRAGVEPALVAARFHRGVTGLVHLVCARARERHGLDTVALTGGVFANTLLSSACAAALRADGFTVLRHQLVPPNDGGLALGQLMVAARATPAD from the coding sequence GTGAGCGGTCAGCGGGCGCAGGCCGCCGTCACGGAGGACACTCCGCGCCGCCGCCGGGTCACCGTCCGGGGCGTCGTACAGGGCGTCGGCTTCCGGCCCTACCTGTACGGCCTCGCCACCGAACTCGCCCTGGCCGGGCACGTGAGCAACACCCCGGAGGGCGTCGTCGTGGAGGTCGAGGGCACCGCCTCGGCCGTGGCCCGGTTCTGCGACCGGATCGCCGTCCAGGCACCCCCGCTGGCGCGCGTCGAGTCCGTCCACCACCGGGAGATGCCTCCCGCCGGCGGCACCACGTTCACCATCCTCACCTCCCGCACCGGCGGGGCCGCCCGCACCCTGGTCTCCCCGGACTCCGCCACCTGCGCCGACTGCCTCGCCGAACTGGCGGACCCGGCAGACCGGCGGTACCGCCATCCGTTCGTCAACTGCACCCACTGCGGCCCGCGCTTCACGATCGTCACCGGCGTGCCGTACGACCGGTCCCACACCACCATGGCCGGCTTCGCGATGTGCCCCGACTGCGCCCGGGAGTACGCGGATCCCGCCGACCGGCGTTTCCACGCGCAGCCGGTCGCCTGTCCCGCTTGCGGGCCGCGTCTGCGGCTGCTGGTCTCCGCGTCCGAGGAGGTCCCGGGGGCGGACCCGGTCGCCGGGGCCCGCGCACTGCTCGCGGACGGCGCGATCCTCGCCGTGAAGGGCCTGGGCGGCTACCACCTGGCCTGCGACGCCACGAACGAGACGGCGGTCGCGCTCCTACGACGACGCAAGGCACGCGGGGACAAGCCGTTCGCCGTCATGGCCAGGACTGCGGAAGACGTTCGGCACCTCGTTCGGCTGAGCCCCGAGGAGCGGGCCCTGCTCGAAGACCGGGTCCGGCCGGTCGTCCTGATGAGGTGGCGTCCGCACCCGTCCTACGCCCCCGGGGACCCCCGGCCCGCCGAGGCCGTCGCGCCCGGCAGCCCCGACCTCGGCGTGATGCTGCCGTACACCCCCCTCCACCACCTGCTGCTCGGCCTTCCCGGCGACGCGGACGGCCCCCGGCTGCTCGTCATGACCAGCGGCAACGTGTCCGGCGAGCCGATCGTCACCGACGACACCGAGGCGCTGGAGCGGCTCGCGCACCTGGCCGACGCGTGGCTCACGCACGACCGGCCGATCCACGTCCCGTGCGACGACTCCGTGGTCCGGGTCTGTGACGGGGAGACGATGGTGATCCGCCGCTCGCGCGGCTACACCCCGTTGCCGGTCTCCCTCCCGCTGCCCGTGCGGCCGGCCCTCGCTGTCGGCGGAGACCTGAAGAACGCCTTCTGTCTGGGCGCGGGACGCCACGCCTGGCTCTCGGCGCACATCGGCGACATGGACGACGTCGGTACCCAGCGTGCCTTCGAGCGTGCGGTGACGCAGCTGGAGTCCATCACGGGGGTGCGGCCCGAGACCCTGGTGTCCGACCGGCATCCCGGCTACCGCTCCGCCCGGTGGGCCGACCGGAACGCGGCACACCGGCCCGTCGTTCGCGTCCAGCACCATCACGCGCATGTCGCCGCCGCGATGGCCGAGCACGGGCGCGACGGCACCGCAGCGGTGATCGGCGTCGCCTTCGACGGCACCGGCCACGGCGACGACGGCGCCGTGTGGGGCGGGGAGTTCCTGCTCGCCGACTACGAGCGCTTCACCCGCTTCGGCCACCTCGCGTACGTCCCGCTGCCCGGCGGCGATGCCGCGGTGCGCCGGCCGTACCGCATGGCGCTGGCCCATCTGCGGGCGGCCGGGATCGACCGGTCCGCCGACCTCGCCTGTACGGTCGCCTGCCCGCCCGACGAACTCCGGCTTCTGGAACGGCAGTTGGAACGCGGCCTGAACTGTGCCCCCACGTCCAGCATGGGACGGCTCTTCGACGCGGTGTCCTCTCTCGCCGGTGTGTGTCACCGAGCCGGATACGAGGCACAGGCCGCCATCGAGCTGGAGGGGGCGGCGCTGCGCGCACCCGCCGAGGACACGACCGCGTACGCCTTCGCCCTGCACACGTCGCGGGAGAACGGGGGCGGTGCCGTACGGATCGATCCGGCACCCGTGCTCGCGGCGATCGTCGGCGACCTGCGCGCGGGCGTCGAACCGGCCCTGGTCGCGGCCCGCTTCCACCGGGGCGTGACCGGCCTGGTGCACCTGGTCTGCGCGCGGGCGCGAGAGCGGCACGGGCTGGACACGGTCGCCCTGACGGGAGGCGTGTTCGCGAACACGCTGCTCTCCTCGGCCTGTGCCGCCGCCCTGCGCGCGGACGGCTTCACGGTCCTGCGGCACCAGCTGGTGCCGCCCAACGACGGCGGCTTGGCACTGGGCCAGCTGATGGTGGCCGCCCGGGCCACTCCCGCCGACTGA
- the hypB gene encoding hydrogenase nickel incorporation protein HypB produces the protein MCRVVDLRQAVLAKNDASADELRALLAERGTAVVNLLSSPGSGKTALLERELLRARERSVPVAALSADLATENDAARLARSGVPVKQVLTDGLCHLEAGMLAGHLDGWLPDDTRLLFVENVGNLVCPASYDLGETLRVTLASVTEGEDKPLKYPTAFGLAHLVVITKTDIAEAVEFDEAAFRANVERVNPGVEVIRTSARRGQGVGALLDRALAAADGAPVHAPVMARQHRHPHAGGGHTHAHPEVTGTMAHTHS, from the coding sequence ATGTGTCGTGTCGTCGACCTGCGGCAGGCCGTACTCGCCAAGAACGACGCGAGCGCCGACGAACTGCGCGCCCTTCTCGCGGAACGCGGCACCGCCGTCGTCAACCTGCTGTCCAGCCCGGGCAGCGGCAAGACCGCGCTGCTGGAGCGTGAACTGCTGCGGGCTCGGGAACGGTCGGTTCCCGTCGCGGCGCTGAGCGCCGATCTCGCCACCGAGAACGACGCGGCACGCCTGGCGCGTTCGGGCGTCCCGGTCAAGCAGGTACTCACCGACGGACTGTGCCATCTGGAGGCGGGGATGCTGGCCGGGCACCTGGACGGATGGCTGCCCGACGACACCCGGCTGCTGTTCGTGGAGAACGTCGGCAACCTGGTCTGCCCGGCCTCGTACGACCTGGGGGAGACGCTCCGGGTCACCCTCGCCTCCGTGACGGAGGGCGAGGACAAGCCGCTCAAGTACCCCACCGCCTTCGGCCTCGCCCATCTGGTCGTGATCACCAAGACCGACATCGCCGAGGCCGTCGAGTTCGACGAGGCCGCGTTCCGCGCGAACGTGGAGCGGGTCAACCCGGGAGTCGAGGTGATCCGGACCTCGGCACGCCGGGGGCAGGGAGTCGGCGCGCTCCTCGACCGGGCGCTGGCAGCCGCGGACGGCGCACCCGTCCACGCGCCGGTCATGGCCCGGCAGCACCGTCACCCGCACGCGGGCGGCGGTCACACCCACGCGCACCCGGAGGTCACCGGCACGATGGCGCACACCCACTCGTGA
- a CDS encoding hydrogenase maturation nickel metallochaperone HypA/HybF: MHEMSVALAVVDQVAEAAARAGDVTAVRSVRLQVGELAGVVPDALAFSFELACAGTLLEGAELVTEAVPGRARCTPCAHEWAVGMPPRLTCPGCGGTRTELLAGRELQIVDVHWEDGHKHGTPQPPTREPISEER; encoded by the coding sequence GTGCACGAGATGTCCGTCGCGCTGGCCGTCGTCGACCAGGTGGCCGAGGCCGCCGCGCGGGCCGGTGACGTCACAGCGGTGCGATCGGTACGGCTTCAGGTGGGCGAACTGGCCGGTGTCGTACCCGACGCGCTCGCGTTCTCCTTCGAACTGGCCTGCGCCGGAACGCTGCTGGAGGGCGCCGAACTGGTCACCGAAGCGGTGCCGGGGCGGGCGCGCTGCACTCCCTGCGCACACGAATGGGCCGTCGGCATGCCACCACGGCTGACCTGCCCCGGGTGCGGCGGAACGCGGACCGAACTGCTCGCGGGCCGGGAACTGCAGATCGTCGACGTGCACTGGGAGGACGGCCACAAGCACGGCACCCCGCAGCCGCCCACCCGCGAACCAATCTCCGAGGAGCGCTGA
- a CDS encoding DUF6893 family small protein, translated as MKKIVIGGAALAAMVVVAAEVYPDLRRYLRIRRM; from the coding sequence ATGAAGAAGATCGTCATCGGCGGAGCGGCCCTCGCCGCCATGGTCGTCGTCGCCGCCGAGGTCTACCCCGACCTCAGGCGCTACCTGCGGATCCGACGCATGTGA